The nucleotide window GGGCACCCAGCCGCGGTAGAGCCGGGAGGACTCCACCCTGGCCAGCTGGGTGTCGTCGTTGAGCCAGAATCGGGTGGTGCGGGCCAGGACCAGTCCCACGGCGAAGGCGATGAGCACGGTGAGGCCGATGACCATCCCGTGCAGCACCCCGGTGTCCACAGTCGCTGCCTCGGCTCAGGCCCGCGGCGCGGCAGCGGATTCGGCCAGGGCTGCGTACATCGCGTCCGCGACCTGCTCGCGCAGCTCGTCCCCGGCCGGCAGGTCCTGATCGGTCGGCAGCCCGGACGCAGCGGCGGCCTGTGCGGAATCGTCGACCGAGGCGTCGGCTTGCCGTGCTGCTTCCAGGAACAGCTCGAACTGGGCGACGGCCTGTTCGACGAGCATCGCCGTTCCGTCGACCGGGTGCAGGCCGTGGGCTGCGGCCGCGGCGAGGAATGCCGATTCCGCGGCGTAGGCGACGTCGAGGGCCACTGCTGCGCCGGCGGTGAAGGATTCGGCCCAGATCGGCTCGGGAACCGCCTCGGCGGGAAGGGTGGAGATGACGACCTCGGAGTCATCGATCCGGTCGAGCCGACCCACCGTGGTCGTCAGCCCCAGCTGTGCGGCGAGGTCGAGGACTCTCCCGGTCCGGTTCGGGTTGCGCACGCGAATGTCGACATGGGTGAGGTCGAGATCGCGGCAGGCCACCATCGCCGAGGCGGCTGTGGCCCCGGCACCGAGGATCGTCGCTCGTCCGGCTCCCGCACCGTGCTGATCGGGACACGCCGCCCCGTCGCCCCGGGCCCGGCTCAGGTGCGGGGCGACGGCACGGACGATGCCGCGCACATCAGTGTTCGCCACCGCGGTCTGGCTGCCGGTGCGGACGAGGGTGTTGCCGGCTCCGGTGAGAGCGGCAGTGTCCTCGAGCGACCAGCCGCGAATGCCGGCCAACTCGACGAGGCGGTCCTTGAGCGGCATCGTCAGCGAGAACCCCGTGTGCTGGGGATGCGCGTCGAGGAACGCCTCAAGCTCATCGGCGACGAGTTCGAACCGTGAGTACTCACTCGTGTCCAGGCCGAGGGCCGCAAACGCGCTGCGGTGCAGCAGCGGAGACTTCGAATGTGCGATCGGCGACCCCAGCACCGCAGCACGGATTCTCATTCCTTGCCGCCGTCGGAGTTGTGCTCCTTGAGCCACTTCCGGTAGATCTCGACGTTCTTCTGGTGCTCCTCGTAGGTCTTCGCGAACTTCGTCTCCCCCGTATCCGGGTTCGTGGCCACGAAGAACTGCCAATCGCCGTCGGCCGGTTCGAGGGCGGCTTCCACCGCGCCCTGGCTCGGGGCGTTGATCGGTCCGGGCGGCAGCCCCTTCTTCTTGTACGTGTTGTACGGCGAATCCGACTGGCGTTCCTTCTTCGTCGTCGTCAGGTCCGAACGGGCACCATGGATATAGGCCACCGTGGCATCGGACTGCAGCAGTCCGCCGGTCTGAGACTTCTCAGAGATCCTGTTGAGGAAGACGCGAGCGACCTTCTTGCGCACCTCTTCGTCTCCCGGTGATTCCTTCTCCACGAGGCTGGCCAGGGTGAGCACGCGGTTGGCGTCCTTGTGCTCGATTCCGAGTTCGTCGAGTTCGGTCTCGGTCTTGTCGACCATCTCCTGGACGACATCCTCGGCGGTCTTCGACTTCTTCATGTCGTAGGTCGCCGGGTACAGGTAGCCTTCGAGGCTCGGTGCGTCGATCTCGAGACCGTAGTCCTTCGGAGTCTTGTCGTCGATGGCCTTGTCGACCTCGTCGGCGTTCATTCCCGATTCGATCATGATCGCCTTGATCTCCTCGACCTGTTTGCCTTCGGCGACCGTGATCTTCGGTGGGGCGATGGGGTTGATGAGCGCCTCGACCGCGGCCTTCGAGCTCATCTTCTCCCGCATCGTCCAGGTGCCGGCCTGGATCGTCGCATCCCGGCGTTCGATCTCGTCGAGGAAGGGTTCGGAGTTCATGACCACGCCCTCCTCGACGAGCTGGTTGGCCACGGTGCGCGCCGAGGATCCGGGGGCGATCTCGATGGACACCTCGTTGGTGCCCTGTCCTTCGTAGTCGCCCTTGGGACCGAAGAGGTCGTCGAAGACTCCCCCGGCCGCTCGGACGCCGAAGAATCCGCCGATGCCGAAGATGAGGACGCAGATGACGATGATCGTCGTCGTCCGGCGCCGACGCATCATCCGGCGTCGCTTCTTCGCCCTGATCTCCGCACGGCTCAGTCCGTCGTCTGCTGAGAACTCACCTGGGAAGGGGTTCATTGCTCACTCTCCTCGTCGGGCATCTCACGGCCGGCGGGGACACCGGTGTTGTGTTCGAACTCGAGGGCGTTCTGCAGGATGATGACAGCGGCCTGGGCATCGACGATCTCGCGCCGCTGACGTGAGGACTTTCCGGCCGCTGCCAGAGCGTGGTGGGCTTCGACTGTGGTGAAGCGTTCGTCGACGAGCCTGACGGGTGTGCCCGTGGCAGCGGCGATCTTCCGAGCGAACTCCAGCGCCGAGGCGGCCGCCGCGCGGGCGGCCCCATCGAGGGATTTCGGATCGCCGGCGAGGAGTTCGATGGGTTCGTACTCCTCGACGATCTCGCGCAGTTCCCGCAGGGCCGCCGGTTCGTCCTTGCGACGCACCACGGCAAGCGGGGAGGCGAGGATGCCGTCGGGATCGCAGGAGGCGACCCCGATGCGGACCGAGCCGATGTCGAGGCCCAGTCGGCGACCTCGGCGGAAACTCACTGGATAGCCGCCTTGACGGCCCCGATCGCGGCCGGAATCGCTGCTGGATCGCTGCCGCCGCCCTGTGCGAGGTCGGGCTTGCCGCCGCCCCCGCCGCCGAGCTCGCCGCAGGCCAGGGAGACGAGCTTGCCCGCCTGCAGTCCGGCGGTGCGGGCCGCCTCGGTGGTGGCGATGACCACGACGGGTTTGCCGTTGCTCACGCCGAGCCCGAGCACCACGGCCTGTCGGTCGTGGACGCGTCCGCGCAGATCGGTGACGAGCGTGCGGATGTCGCCGGCGTTGGAGACCTCGCCGAGTTCGGCGACGACGAAGAGGGTGTCGCCCACGGTCTGTGCGGCGTCGAGGAACTTCCCGGCCGAGGCCAGCAGCTGCTGGGCGTTGAGACGGGAGATCTCCTTCTCCGCGTCCTTGAGCCGGCTCATGAGGTCCGAGACGCGCGAGGTCACGTCGGTGCCGGGCACCTTGAGCATCTCGGACAGGGAGGACACGATGGTCCGCTCGGCGGCCAGGGAGCGGAAGGCGTCCATGCCGACGGCGGCTTCGATGCGGCGGACTCCCGAACCCACGGAGGCTTCGGAGAGCACGGAGATCGGACCGACTTCGGCGGAGGCGCCGACGTGGGTGCCGCCGCAGAGTTCGCGGGAGAACGGGCCGCCGATGTCGACGACGCGCACCACGTTCGGGTACTTCTCTCCGAACAGGGCCATGGCACCGGACTTCTTCGCTTCGTCGAAGGGCATGTATTCGGTGCCGACCTCGTAGTTCGATCGCACGGCGAGGTTCGCGACCTCTTCGATCTCCGCCCGCATCTGCGTGCTCGGGGCTTCGGGGAACGAGTAGTCGAAGCGCATGTAACCGGGCTGGTTGAGCGAACCGGCCTGCACGGCGTGGTTGCCGAGGATCTCGCGCAGAGCGGCGTGGACGAGGTGGGTGGCGGTGTGGGCCTGAGCACCTTGGAATCGGTGATCGTGATCGACCGCGGCGAGCACTTCGTCGCCGACGTGGAGTTCGCCGTCGATGACCTCGACGCGGTGGGCGGGCAATCCCTTGACCGGGTTCTGCACATCGGTGACGCGGGCGGTGAAGCCGTGGCCGGAGATGAGGCCGACATCGGCGCGCTGACCGCCGGATTCGGCGTAGAACGGGGTGAGGTCGAGGACGACGTCGGCGCTCTGGCCGGCGGTGAGCACCTCGGTGGCGACGCCGTCTGCGACGATGCCGCGCACACGCGAATCGGCTTCGAGTCGGTCGTAGCCGACGAATTCGCTGGTGCCTTCGTCGAGCAGGGCTGAATACGCGGACAGATCGGTGTGCCCACCGCCCTTCTTCGCCTTCGCATCGGCCTTCGCCCGGGTGCGCTGCTCGCTCATGAGCTCACGGAACCCGGTCTCGTCGACGTTCAGTCCTGCCTCGGCAGCCATTTCGAGGGTGAGGTCGATGGGGAAGCCGTGCGTGTCGTGCAGGGCGAAGGCGATGTCCCCGCTGATGGTCTTCTCGCTCCCGGACAGCGATTCCGCAGCGTTCGCGAACAGCTGGGTGCCGGATTCGAGGGTGCGCAGGAACGCCTTCTCCTCGGCGTAGGCGACCCGGGAGATCCGGTCGAAGTCGGTTTCGAGTTCGGGGTAGGACAGCTTCATCGCCTGCATGGACACGGGCAGCAGTTCGGGCAGGACCTCGTCCTTGACCCCGAGCAGGCGCATTGCGCGCACGGCACGGCGGAGCAGCCGACGCAGGATGTAGCCGCGCCCCTCGTTGCCGGGGCGGACCCCGTCGCCGATGATGATGAGTGCGGACCGGACGTGGTCGGCGACGACGCGCATCTGCACATCGGCGTGTTCGTCGGCTCCGTATTCGCGACCGGAGAGTCGGCTGGCGACCTCGATGACGGGAAAGACCTCGTCGATCTCGTACATGTTCTCCACGCCCTGGAGCAGGAAGGCCACGCGTTCGAGTCCCATGCCGGTGTCGATGTTCTTCGCGGGCAGATCCCCGGCGATGTCGAAGTCGACCTTCGAGCGCACCTCAGCGAGTTCGAACTCCATGAACACGAGATTCCAGATCTCGATATAGCGGTCCTCGTCGGCCACGGGGCCGCCTTCGACGCCGTAGTCGGGGCCGCGATCGAAGTAGATCTCCGAGCAGTAGCCTCCGGGTCCGGGCTGGCCGGTGTGCCAGAAGTTGTCTTCGTTGTCGCGCAGCTGGATGCGCTCACGCGGAATGGAGGTCTGTTCGAGCCACATGTCGATGGTCTCGGAATCGTCCTCGTGGACGGTCGCCCACAGCTTCTCGGGGGCGAAGCCCAGACCGCCGTCGGCGACCGGGTTCGTCAGCAGTCCCCAGGCGAATTTGATGGCATCGCGTTTGAAGTAGTCGCCGAAGGAGAAGTTGCCGTTCATCTGGAAGAACGTGCCGTGGCGGGTCGTCTTTCCGACCTCTTCGATATCGGCGGTGCGCACACATTTCTGCACACTGGTGGCCCGGTTGAATGGGGCGGGTTCCCGGCCGGTGAGGTAGGGGATGAACTGGACCATGCCTGCGATGTTGAACAGGATGGACGGATCGGAGCTGATCACCGACGCCGAGGGGACCACGGTGTGCCCGTTCGCTTCGAAGTAGTCCAGCCAGCGTTGTTTGATCTCTGCCGTCTTCAATCCATGGCCTTTCAGATATTGTCTGTGCGCCGTCCGG belongs to Brevibacterium spongiae and includes:
- a CDS encoding shikimate dehydrogenase family protein — its product is MRIRAAVLGSPIAHSKSPLLHRSAFAALGLDTSEYSRFELVADELEAFLDAHPQHTGFSLTMPLKDRLVELAGIRGWSLEDTAALTGAGNTLVRTGSQTAVANTDVRGIVRAVAPHLSRARGDGAACPDQHGAGAGRATILGAGATAASAMVACRDLDLTHVDIRVRNPNRTGRVLDLAAQLGLTTTVGRLDRIDDSEVVISTLPAEAVPEPIWAESFTAGAAVALDVAYAAESAFLAAAAAHGLHPVDGTAMLVEQAVAQFELFLEAARQADASVDDSAQAAAASGLPTDQDLPAGDELREQVADAMYAALAESAAAPRA
- the mltG gene encoding endolytic transglycosylase MltG, with the protein product MNPFPGEFSADDGLSRAEIRAKKRRRMMRRRRTTTIIVICVLIFGIGGFFGVRAAGGVFDDLFGPKGDYEGQGTNEVSIEIAPGSSARTVANQLVEEGVVMNSEPFLDEIERRDATIQAGTWTMREKMSSKAAVEALINPIAPPKITVAEGKQVEEIKAIMIESGMNADEVDKAIDDKTPKDYGLEIDAPSLEGYLYPATYDMKKSKTAEDVVQEMVDKTETELDELGIEHKDANRVLTLASLVEKESPGDEEVRKKVARVFLNRISEKSQTGGLLQSDATVAYIHGARSDLTTTKKERQSDSPYNTYKKKGLPPGPINAPSQGAVEAALEPADGDWQFFVATNPDTGETKFAKTYEEHQKNVEIYRKWLKEHNSDGGKE
- the ruvX gene encoding Holliday junction resolvase RuvX is translated as MSFRRGRRLGLDIGSVRIGVASCDPDGILASPLAVVRRKDEPAALRELREIVEEYEPIELLAGDPKSLDGAARAAAASALEFARKIAAATGTPVRLVDERFTTVEAHHALAAAGKSSRQRREIVDAQAAVIILQNALEFEHNTGVPAGREMPDEESEQ
- the alaS gene encoding alanine--tRNA ligase; translation: MKTAEIKQRWLDYFEANGHTVVPSASVISSDPSILFNIAGMVQFIPYLTGREPAPFNRATSVQKCVRTADIEEVGKTTRHGTFFQMNGNFSFGDYFKRDAIKFAWGLLTNPVADGGLGFAPEKLWATVHEDDSETIDMWLEQTSIPRERIQLRDNEDNFWHTGQPGPGGYCSEIYFDRGPDYGVEGGPVADEDRYIEIWNLVFMEFELAEVRSKVDFDIAGDLPAKNIDTGMGLERVAFLLQGVENMYEIDEVFPVIEVASRLSGREYGADEHADVQMRVVADHVRSALIIIGDGVRPGNEGRGYILRRLLRRAVRAMRLLGVKDEVLPELLPVSMQAMKLSYPELETDFDRISRVAYAEEKAFLRTLESGTQLFANAAESLSGSEKTISGDIAFALHDTHGFPIDLTLEMAAEAGLNVDETGFRELMSEQRTRAKADAKAKKGGGHTDLSAYSALLDEGTSEFVGYDRLEADSRVRGIVADGVATEVLTAGQSADVVLDLTPFYAESGGQRADVGLISGHGFTARVTDVQNPVKGLPAHRVEVIDGELHVGDEVLAAVDHDHRFQGAQAHTATHLVHAALREILGNHAVQAGSLNQPGYMRFDYSFPEAPSTQMRAEIEEVANLAVRSNYEVGTEYMPFDEAKKSGAMALFGEKYPNVVRVVDIGGPFSRELCGGTHVGASAEVGPISVLSEASVGSGVRRIEAAVGMDAFRSLAAERTIVSSLSEMLKVPGTDVTSRVSDLMSRLKDAEKEISRLNAQQLLASAGKFLDAAQTVGDTLFVVAELGEVSNAGDIRTLVTDLRGRVHDRQAVVLGLGVSNGKPVVVIATTEAARTAGLQAGKLVSLACGELGGGGGGKPDLAQGGGSDPAAIPAAIGAVKAAIQ